The DNA window GCTGCTCCTGGCTGCGGTTCAGCTCTTCCTGGGTGCGCTTGCGCTCGGTGACGTCGATCGCCAGGATCGCCAGGCTCACCACCCCCCCCGCCTCGTCCAAAACCGGCTGGAGCACCTGCTCGTAGGTGCGCCCCGAGCGCTCGTCCTCGAAGCGCACCGGGCGCCGGGTGCGCACCGCCTCCGCGAAGCGTTCCCGGCGCCGGGCGGCTACCTCCGGGGAGAAGAGACCGTGGACGTCGCGGCCCAGGAGCTCCTCCCGGGGGGCCCCCAAGCGACGCGCCCCGGTCTCGTTGACGGCGAGGATGCGCCCTTGGGCGCTCACCAGGAGCAGGGTCTCGGGGTTTCCGTCCAGGAGGGCCCGCAGGGTCGCCTCGCGCTCCCGGCGCTCCCGCTCCCGGCGTTCCACGTCCTCGGCCATCCGGTCAAAGGCCCGAGCCACCTCCCCGAGCTCCCCCGGGGCGCCGGCGAGCCGGGTCCGGGCCGAGAGATCCCCCTCCCCAAGGGCCCTGGCCGCCCGCGCCAGGGCGCGGGCGGGCCGAACGATCAGTGCCCCCCCAAACCCCCAGGCGGCGAGCACCGCGGCCAGGATCGCCCCTGCGAGCAAGGCCGTATTGACCAGGAGCACCCGGTTGGCGCCGGCGTAGGCCACGGCCGTGGGGATCCCCACCGCGACGTGACCCACCTCGTCGCTTCGGTGGCGCAGGGCGGCAATCGCGTAGAGGCGCTCCACGCCGTCGAGGCCCCGGAGCTCCCTTACCCTCTGGGAGGGCCGAAGGACGGCGCGCCCCAGCTCGGTTTCGGCCGCGGCCCGGCCGACCCACTCCCCTGGCTCGGGGTACCGGGCCAGCACGGTTCCCAGCCGGTCGAAGACGGCGAGCTGGGAACCCGGCGGCAGCTCGGCTCCCGCCTCGAGCCGTCCCAGCCAGTCCAGGCGCAGACCGGTCACGAGGACGAACTGGAGCCGGCCTGCTTCGTCGAGAAGGGGATGGGCGAAGGGGAGGACGGCCTCGCCGGTGACCCGACCGATCAGGTACTCCCCCACGGCCGGTTGGAGGGTATGGACGGCCTGGCGAAAGTGGTGCCGGTCTCCGAGGTTTACCGGGGAGCCCACTCCTCCGGGGGCGCAGACGATCTCCCCGTCGGGCCGGCCCACCAGGAGGGCGGCGAGCTGGGGGAGCTCGGAGACGAGGGAGGCGGAAAAGCGCTGGCACTCCTCGGACTCCGGCCGGAAGACGGCCGGGACCCGAGAGGCGGCGGCGAGCACCTGGCGGGTAGCCTCCACCAGGGTCTGGTGCTGGTCGCGCGCGATGCGCGCCAGGCGCAAGGCCTCGCCGTGGGCCGCCTCCCGGGCGAGGCGGCGCAGGGTGAGCCCGTTCCAGCCGATCAGCCCCACGGCCGGGGCGAGGGCCAGAAGGACCAGGAGGGCGACGCGGGTGCGCAGGCTAGCCAGCAGGGCGAGGACCATGCACGCTCCCTTCGGGCCCTGCGGGGCCCGTTTCTGGGAACCACCATAGCGGATCCGGCACCGTCGGCAAGGGGTTGCGGCGTTCCAGGCCGGCCCCCCTCTCAGGGCTCCGGCTCTCTTCGAAGTTCGGGGTAGAGCTCGCGGGCGCAGTCGCCGCAAATGCCGTGGGTGAACTGGGCGCTGCTGTGGGCCTGGATGT is part of the Thermodesulfobacteriota bacterium genome and encodes:
- a CDS encoding ATP-binding protein; this translates as MVLALLASLRTRVALLVLLALAPAVGLIGWNGLTLRRLAREAAHGEALRLARIARDQHQTLVEATRQVLAAASRVPAVFRPESEECQRFSASLVSELPQLAALLVGRPDGEIVCAPGGVGSPVNLGDRHHFRQAVHTLQPAVGEYLIGRVTGEAVLPFAHPLLDEAGRLQFVLVTGLRLDWLGRLEAGAELPPGSQLAVFDRLGTVLARYPEPGEWVGRAAAETELGRAVLRPSQRVRELRGLDGVERLYAIAALRHRSDEVGHVAVGIPTAVAYAGANRVLLVNTALLAGAILAAVLAAWGFGGALIVRPARALARAARALGEGDLSARTRLAGAPGELGEVARAFDRMAEDVERRERERREREATLRALLDGNPETLLLVSAQGRILAVNETGARRLGAPREELLGRDVHGLFSPEVAARRRERFAEAVRTRRPVRFEDERSGRTYEQVLQPVLDEAGGVVSLAILAIDVTERKRTQEELNRSQEQLAQAQRLEAVGLLAGGIAHDFNNLLQVVLGRGELALARLAPENPARADLGEMVQAALRAASLTRQLLAFSRRQVLQPRVLDLNAVVAGIQTMIRRLIGEDIAVEALLNPDLGRTLADPGQVEQILVNLALNARDAMPRGGKLTISTANADLDEAYARLHPELAPGPYVMLAVSDTGQGMPPEVVARLFEPFFTTKEQGRGTGLGLATVYGIVKQSGGHIAVYSEPGTGTAFKVYLPRAAEDAGAPAPDPKPEETPVSGTGTVLVVEDEDPVRATVRQVLAALGYTVHDARTPDDAFLLAGGLDRLDLLITDVILPGMSGRDVAERLRKERPGLRVLYVSGYTDDAIVRHGVLDPGLAFLQKPFTRDALARKVREVLGA